A section of the Alligator mississippiensis isolate rAllMis1 chromosome 8, rAllMis1, whole genome shotgun sequence genome encodes:
- the EVI5L gene encoding EVI5-like protein isoform X4 produces MRSMNGSRRNSGSSLVSSSSASSNLSHLEEDTWILWGRIVNEWDEWRKKKEKLLKELIRKGIPHHFRAIVWQLLCSATDMPVKNQYSELLKMSSPCEKLIRRDIARTYPEHEFFKGQDSLGQEVLFNVMKAYSLVDREVGYCQGSAFIVGLLLMQMPEEEAFCVFVRLMQEYRLRELFKPSMAELGLCIYQFEYMLQEQLPELNIHFRSQSFLTSMYASSWFLTLFLTTFPLPVATRVFDIFMYEGLEIIFRVGMALLQFNQAELIQLDMEGMSQHFQKVIPHQFDSCPDKLILRAYQVKYNPKKMKRLEKEYAAIKNKEMEEQIEIKRLRTENRLLKQRIETLEKGQVTRAQEAEENYIIKRELAVVKQQCSSATENLQKAQSTIRQLQDQQGNPRFTEEFVTHLETELEQSRLRESETLSALKEMQDKVLDMEKKHSLLPDENNVARLQEELKALTVREAEALAGLRDLQQHIKDLSDSWQAHVTRTSGRWKESPRKAALGELQDELMGTRLREAQAQAELHRLRQRVVELETQDQIHSSLLTRTEQACAGLQEKLQYITAQNKGLQTQLSETKRKHAESECKSKEEVMAVRLREADSMAAVAEMRQRIAELEIQREEGMIQGQLNNSDSSQYIRELKDQIDELKAEIRLMKGPKPFEDSMAFDGIHIVSHLAVDDDSLHSSDEELLASPMGVGALQDVLYPLSPRNTRFLRGAGSSGKESSTDSEPEEPATAPGLQPPLLFGEALGK; encoded by the exons ATGCGCTCCATGAATGGTTCCCGCAGGAACAGCGGTTCCTCCTTAGTCTCCAgctcctcagcctcctccaatCTGAGCCACCTAGAGGAGGACACTTGGATCCTGTGGGGGAGGATTGTGAACGAGTGGGATGAGTGgcggaagaagaaagagaaactgCTGAAG GAGCTGATTCGAAAAGGAATCCCGCACCACTTCCGTGCCATCGTGTGGCAGCTCCTTTGCAGCGCCACAGACATGCCAGTTAAGAACCAATACTCGGAGCTGCTAAAGATGTCTTCGCCTTGTGAGAAGCTTATTCGGAGGGACATTGCCCGCACCTACCCTGAGCATGAGTTCTTCAAGGGGCAGGACAGCTTGGGTCAGGAGGTCCTCTTCAATGTCATGAAG gcctactccctggtggaccgtGAGGTCGGCTACTGTCAGGGCAGTGCATTCATCGTGGGACTGCTGTTAATGCAG ATGCCTGAGGAAGAGGCCTTCTGCGTGTTCGTGCGCCTGATGCAGGAGTATCGGCTACGGGAGCTCTTCAAGCCCAGCATGGCTGAGCTGGGGCTCTGCATCTATCAGTTCGAGTACATGctgcag GAGCAGCTGCCTGAACTGAACATTCACTTCCGCTCCCAGAGCTTCCTCACCTCCATGTACGCCTCGTCTTGGTTCCTCACCCTCTTCCTCACCACCTTCCCGCTGCCTGTGGCCACCCGGGTCTTCGACATCTTCATGTACGAG GGGCTGGAGATCATCTTCCGTGTGGGCATGGCCCTGTTGCAGTTCAACCAAGCAGAGCTCATCCAGCTGGACATGGAAGGCATGTCGCAG CACTTCCAAAAGGTGATTCCCCACCAGTTTGACAGCTGCCCTGACAAGCTCATCCTCCGGGCCTACCAGGTTAAGTACAACCCCAAGAAGATGAAGAG GCTGGAGAAAGAGTATGCAGCCATCAAGAACAAAGAGATGGAGGAGCAGATTGAGATCAAG cgACTCAGGACTGAGAACCGTCTCCTGAAGCAGCGCATCGAGACTCTAGAGAAG GGCCAAGTGACACGGGCACAGGAGGCTGAGGAGAACTACATCATCAAGCGGGAGCTGGCCGTAGTGAAGCAGCAGTGCAGCTCGGCCACCGAGAACCTGCAGAAAGCCCAAAGCACTATCCGGCAGCTGCAGGATCAGCAG GGGAATCCCCGCTTCACCGAGGAGTTTGTGACCCATCTGGAGACAGAGCTGGAGCAGTCACGCTTGAGGGAGTCAGAGACCCTGAGTGCACTCAAAGAGATGCAAGACAAAGTGTTGGACATGGAGAAG AAGCACAGCCTGCTGCCCGATGAGAACAATGTGGCGCGGCTGCAGGAGGAGCTGAAGGCACTGACCGTGCGCGAGGCTGAGGCCCTGGCCGGGCTCCGCGATCTGCAGCAGCACATCAAGGACCTCAGCGACAGCTGGCAG gcacatGTGACACGGACAAGCGGACGCTGGAAGGAGTCCCCCCGCAAGGCAGCGCTGGGCGAGCTGCAGGACGAGCTGATGGGTACACGGCTGCGTGAGGCCCAGGCCCAAGCTGAACTGCACCGGCTGCGCCAGAGGGTTGTGGAGCTTGAGACAcag GACCAGATCCACAGCAGCCTGCTGACACGGACCGAGCAGGCATGCGCAGGGCTGCAGGAGAAGCTGCAGTACATCACAGCCCAGAACAAGGGGCTGCAGACACAGCTGAGTGAGACCAAGCGCAAACACGCTGAGTCCGAGTGCAAG AGCAAAGAGGAGGTGATGGCCGTGAGGCTGCGGGAAGCTGACAGCATGGCAGCCGTGGCAGAGATGCGGCAGCGGATCGCCGAACTAGAGATCCAA AGGGAAGAGGGCATGATCCAGGGGCAGTTGAACAACTCGGACTCTTCCCAGTACATCCGGGAGCTCAAGGACCAGATCGATGAGCTGAAGGCTGAG atCCGCCTGATGAAGGGTCCGAAGCCCTTTGAGGACTCCATGGCATTCGACGGCATCCACATCGTGAGCCACCTGGCAGTGGACGACGACTCCCTGCACTCATCGGACgaggagctgctggccagccccaTGGGGGTGGGCGCTCTCCAGGATGTGCTGTACCCACTGTCACCCCGCAACACCCGCTTCCTGCGGGGTGCCGGGAGCTCAGGCAAGGAGAGCAGCACGGACAGTGAGCCTGAGGAGCCGGCCACTgcccctggcctgcagcccccCCTCCTCTTTGGAGAGGCCCTCGGCAAGTGA